A stretch of the Archangium violaceum genome encodes the following:
- a CDS encoding hybrid sensor histidine kinase/response regulator, giving the protein MPEQILVVDDERDMRLLLRYQLEQEGYAVTEASDGRAALKLLRECSPGLVITDVRMPFMGGLELLREVKQLLPATEVIVATGYAEIETAIECMRAGAFDLIRKPFDIHEMYSCVARALDRYRLNASADLVRVSQSFFATNEFDRLPQAIVEGSQGIMAADAVALLMPDVQGRLAVAHAIGLASEVEGPLLCALGERLIQALPSDRTAALVVPGLEDPRLGSIRALGPETSLILQPLLVGERLLGVMGLLRRDLPRLFSKKELDRMAVLVSHVVLALENGRLAFQLAASERLATLGQVAAGIGHEINNPSAYVLSNLGFIREQVLALRQGAQVDLAELEQAVLDAREGALRISDIVRDMRSLARTDDEAGGWFDLNEAIRSALRIARIETTRRAIVQADLLDGLEVRGSPGPVSQVFVNLLVNAAQALDGWKGSRKEIRVITRREEGRAVIEVSDTGPGIPPELLPRLFQPFFTTKGATGTGLGLSISRNIVRRFGGDIEVSSIPGDGTVFTVSLPTRSLAEG; this is encoded by the coding sequence ATGCCTGAGCAGATCCTCGTCGTGGACGATGAGCGGGACATGCGCCTGCTCCTCCGGTATCAGCTGGAGCAGGAGGGGTACGCCGTCACCGAGGCCTCCGACGGCAGGGCCGCCCTGAAGCTGCTGCGTGAGTGCTCACCCGGCCTGGTCATCACCGATGTGCGGATGCCCTTCATGGGCGGGCTCGAGCTGCTGCGCGAGGTGAAGCAGCTGCTGCCGGCCACCGAGGTCATCGTCGCCACCGGGTACGCGGAGATCGAAACGGCCATCGAGTGCATGCGGGCCGGTGCGTTCGACCTCATCCGCAAGCCGTTCGACATCCATGAGATGTACTCGTGCGTGGCGCGCGCGCTCGATCGCTACCGGCTCAACGCCTCGGCGGACCTGGTGCGGGTCAGCCAGTCCTTCTTCGCGACGAACGAGTTCGATCGCCTGCCCCAGGCCATCGTGGAGGGGAGCCAGGGAATCATGGCGGCGGACGCGGTGGCGCTCCTGATGCCGGACGTGCAGGGCCGGCTCGCGGTGGCGCACGCGATCGGCCTGGCCTCCGAGGTGGAGGGACCGCTGCTGTGCGCGCTCGGCGAGCGGCTGATCCAGGCGCTGCCCTCGGATCGCACGGCGGCCCTGGTGGTGCCGGGCCTCGAGGATCCACGACTCGGCTCCATCCGGGCCCTGGGGCCGGAGACCTCGCTCATCCTGCAGCCCCTGCTCGTAGGGGAGCGGCTGCTCGGGGTGATGGGCCTGCTGCGCAGGGATCTGCCGCGCCTCTTCAGCAAGAAGGAGCTGGATCGGATGGCGGTGCTCGTGAGCCACGTGGTGCTCGCGCTGGAGAACGGGCGCCTGGCCTTCCAGCTCGCGGCCTCCGAGCGGTTGGCGACCCTGGGTCAGGTGGCGGCGGGTATCGGACATGAGATCAACAACCCGTCGGCCTACGTCCTGAGCAACCTCGGCTTCATCCGGGAGCAGGTGCTGGCGCTGCGCCAGGGGGCCCAGGTGGACCTCGCGGAGCTGGAGCAGGCCGTGTTGGATGCACGCGAGGGCGCCCTGCGCATCAGCGACATCGTCCGGGACATGCGCTCGCTGGCGCGGACGGACGACGAGGCCGGGGGCTGGTTCGACCTCAACGAGGCCATCCGCTCGGCGCTGCGCATCGCCCGCATCGAGACGACGCGGCGGGCCATCGTGCAGGCCGATCTCCTGGATGGGCTCGAGGTGAGGGGGAGCCCGGGGCCCGTCTCCCAGGTCTTCGTCAACCTGCTCGTCAACGCGGCGCAGGCGCTCGATGGATGGAAGGGCTCGCGCAAGGAGATCCGCGTCATCACCCGGCGAGAGGAGGGGCGGGCCGTCATCGAGGTGAGCGACACGGGGCCGGGCATCCCGCCCGAGCTGTTGCCCCGGCTCTTCCAGCCCTTCTTCACCACGAAGGGGGCGACGGGCACGGGGCTGGGGCTCTCCATCAGCCGGAACATCGTGCGCCGCTTCGGGGGCGACATCGAGGTGAGCAGCATTCCGGGAGACGGGACTGTGTTCACCGTTTCATTGCCGACCCGTTCACTGGCGGAGGGCTGA
- a CDS encoding TonB-dependent receptor codes for MAQGSAVIIGRIINSADKKPLSDAVVTATSPSLQGEQVVLSDASGQYRIPQLPPGLYTLRVDTEGFRPYVRSDIQLRLDRTIRVNVELLPEAGLSEEVIVTATPPTVDVGSSASGLSVDASMLRNLALNRPGSKGSASRSFESLAELAPGAQEDNFGVSINGGTSPENQFVVDGLSVNDPAVGTIGTPLSVEFVKEVNVITGGYMPEYGRSTGGVMNVVTKSGSNEFHGSFFGNVAPGALQSAGPVIQQAGSVISARGTPWNQGDFGFELGGPIVKDKLWFFAGVAPSFNRIQVSRQLSTLDICTQVDEANGCAKVGEARKDPVTGYQVATPIDGTRVDRFADERTVQYIGKLTYLFNPDHNLSLTVYGTPTWSGGAGRYSFSRDGAPEVCSGLSCTAYVQGSYEAIATRRTGGALDIVAKQSSSFLNKSLLIDATLGWHHQDASILPSDGSGLSSGQGLSSRSNIAWRRTRSVRNNGTTARDWHSITEFEQLPDPSVCDSPAELPAGVYATRCPVSSYASGGPGTISISELDRYQGKVLGTYLLEALGHHVIKAGVDAEGASFYNNRARTGLAPWQECASGSCFFTLNQYGYLDGPDSIVPLPSKERTSTSLTVGGFVQDSWAILDKVTVNLGVRYDAQTIWGDDGQVGLSLPNQWSPRVGVIYDFTQQGRSKLFVNFARFYENVPLDLADLSFPQQQLLSATYNAPACDPRDPNDLAPGGDCNVDSNRQVIGGTESPNQYWNAEGGDRVPVDPKIRAQSSDELVVGGEYELGLGRLGVSYTKRYLNDVIEDMSRDDGSTFFLGNPGKGSSSDFPLARRDYDAVNVYYTKSFSDGWLAQLSYTWSSLRGNYSGLFRADTNQLSPNLTRDFDLLSLTVNRDGPLPGDRTHAFKAFGAKEFRLSRDLSLDIGGGYRARSGSPLNYLGYHPRRSGSETFILPRGSAGRMPWVHNVDGHVGVSQRLSGDYTLSISMDVFNVFNFQQVTAVDQTFTTTRVHAIEVDGKPADVESCRTDEPSSSCRVLATSTNTAITNADINPNFKKPIAYQAPRSIRFGVKLSF; via the coding sequence ATGGCCCAGGGTTCCGCGGTCATCATCGGTAGGATCATCAATTCGGCGGACAAGAAACCGCTGTCGGACGCGGTGGTGACGGCCACCTCTCCGAGCCTTCAAGGCGAGCAGGTGGTGCTCTCCGATGCCAGCGGTCAGTACCGCATTCCCCAGCTCCCGCCGGGCCTCTACACCCTCCGGGTGGATACCGAGGGCTTCCGCCCCTATGTGCGCTCGGACATCCAGCTGCGCCTGGACCGCACCATCCGCGTCAACGTGGAGCTGCTGCCGGAGGCGGGGCTGAGCGAGGAGGTGATCGTCACGGCCACCCCTCCGACGGTGGACGTGGGCTCGAGCGCCTCGGGCCTGAGCGTCGACGCCAGCATGCTCAGGAACCTCGCGTTGAACCGTCCGGGCTCGAAGGGCTCGGCGTCGCGCTCCTTCGAGTCCCTGGCCGAGCTGGCGCCCGGCGCGCAGGAGGACAACTTCGGGGTGAGCATCAACGGCGGCACCTCGCCGGAGAACCAGTTCGTGGTGGATGGCCTGTCGGTGAATGACCCGGCGGTGGGCACCATTGGCACGCCGCTCTCGGTGGAGTTCGTGAAGGAGGTCAACGTCATCACCGGTGGCTACATGCCCGAGTACGGCCGCTCCACGGGTGGCGTGATGAACGTGGTGACCAAGTCCGGCTCCAACGAGTTCCACGGCTCCTTCTTCGGCAACGTCGCGCCGGGAGCCCTGCAGTCGGCGGGCCCGGTGATCCAACAGGCGGGGAGCGTCATCTCCGCGCGGGGCACGCCGTGGAACCAGGGGGACTTCGGCTTCGAGCTGGGTGGCCCCATCGTGAAGGACAAGCTCTGGTTCTTCGCTGGCGTGGCGCCCTCGTTCAATCGCATCCAGGTGTCGCGTCAGCTCAGCACCCTGGACATCTGCACGCAGGTGGACGAGGCGAACGGCTGCGCCAAGGTGGGCGAGGCACGCAAGGATCCGGTCACGGGCTATCAGGTCGCCACTCCCATCGACGGTACCCGGGTGGACCGCTTCGCGGACGAGCGCACCGTCCAATACATCGGCAAGCTCACCTACCTCTTCAACCCGGACCACAACCTGTCGCTGACGGTGTACGGCACGCCGACCTGGTCGGGCGGGGCGGGCCGGTATTCCTTCAGCCGCGATGGTGCTCCCGAGGTGTGCAGCGGGCTGTCCTGCACCGCGTACGTCCAGGGTTCCTATGAGGCCATCGCCACCCGGCGCACGGGCGGCGCGCTGGACATCGTGGCCAAGCAGTCCTCCTCCTTCCTCAACAAGTCGCTGCTCATCGACGCGACGCTCGGCTGGCACCACCAGGACGCCTCCATCCTCCCGTCGGATGGCTCGGGGCTCTCCAGCGGGCAGGGGCTCTCCTCGCGGTCCAACATCGCGTGGCGGCGCACGCGCAGTGTGCGGAACAACGGGACGACGGCGCGAGACTGGCACAGCATCACCGAGTTCGAGCAGCTCCCGGATCCCTCCGTCTGTGACTCTCCCGCGGAGCTGCCCGCGGGGGTGTATGCGACCCGGTGCCCCGTCTCCTCGTACGCGTCGGGAGGGCCGGGCACCATCAGCATCTCGGAGCTGGACCGCTACCAGGGCAAGGTGCTCGGCACGTACCTGCTCGAGGCGCTCGGCCACCACGTCATCAAGGCCGGCGTCGACGCGGAGGGCGCGAGCTTCTACAACAACCGCGCGCGCACCGGTCTGGCGCCCTGGCAGGAGTGCGCGAGTGGCTCGTGCTTCTTCACGCTCAACCAGTACGGCTACCTCGACGGACCGGACTCCATCGTGCCGCTGCCGAGCAAGGAGCGGACGTCCACCTCGCTGACGGTGGGCGGCTTCGTCCAGGACAGCTGGGCCATCCTCGACAAGGTGACGGTCAACCTGGGCGTGCGCTACGACGCGCAGACCATCTGGGGCGACGACGGCCAGGTGGGCCTGAGCCTGCCCAACCAGTGGTCGCCCCGTGTCGGCGTCATCTATGACTTCACCCAGCAGGGCCGCTCGAAGCTCTTCGTCAACTTCGCCCGCTTCTACGAGAACGTCCCGCTCGATCTGGCCGATCTGTCCTTCCCCCAGCAGCAATTGCTGTCGGCCACCTACAACGCGCCCGCCTGTGATCCGAGGGATCCCAACGACCTCGCGCCCGGTGGGGACTGCAACGTGGACAGCAACCGCCAGGTCATCGGCGGCACGGAGAGCCCCAACCAGTACTGGAACGCCGAGGGCGGTGATCGCGTGCCGGTGGATCCGAAGATCCGCGCCCAGTCCAGCGACGAGCTCGTCGTGGGTGGCGAGTACGAGCTGGGGCTCGGCCGCCTGGGCGTCTCGTACACGAAGCGCTACCTCAACGACGTCATCGAGGACATGAGCCGCGACGACGGCAGCACCTTCTTCCTGGGCAATCCGGGCAAGGGCTCCTCCTCGGACTTCCCGCTGGCCCGCCGCGACTACGACGCGGTGAACGTCTACTACACCAAGAGCTTCTCGGACGGCTGGCTGGCGCAGCTCAGCTACACGTGGTCCTCGCTGCGCGGCAACTACTCGGGCCTCTTCCGCGCGGACACCAATCAGCTCTCGCCCAACCTGACGCGCGACTTCGACCTGCTGTCGCTCACCGTCAACCGCGACGGCCCGCTGCCGGGTGACCGCACGCATGCCTTCAAGGCCTTCGGCGCCAAGGAGTTCCGGCTGAGCCGGGACCTGAGCCTCGACATCGGCGGTGGCTACCGTGCCCGCTCGGGCTCGCCGCTCAACTACCTGGGCTACCACCCCCGGCGCAGCGGCTCGGAGACGTTCATCCTGCCGCGAGGCAGCGCGGGCCGGATGCCCTGGGTCCACAACGTCGACGGGCACGTGGGCGTCAGTCAGCGGCTCTCCGGCGACTACACGCTCAGCATCTCCATGGACGTCTTCAACGTCTTCAACTTCCAGCAGGTGACGGCCGTGGACCAGACCTTCACCACCACCCGCGTCCACGCCATCGAGGTGGATGGCAAGCCGGCGGACGTCGAGAGCTGCCGGACGGATGAGCCCAGCTCCAGCTGCCGCGTCCTGGCCACCAGCACCAACACGGCCATCACCAACGCGGACATCAACCCCAACTTCAAGAAGCCGATCGCGTATCAGGCGCCCCGCTCCATCCGCTTCGGCGTCAAGCTGAGCTTCTAG
- a CDS encoding Tex family protein, with product MHAYAVELSKELGLKPEQVDRTLALSAEGATVPFIARYRKEATGGLDEVQIQTILDRAAEREELDARRETILRSIEGQGKLTPELAQALKRAKTRTELEDLYLPYKPKRRTRAAIARERGLEPLADLLWKQEPGKRDDVAAKARAFVKPDKDVPDLETALAGARDICAERVAEDAGLRRGARELCVQKGRLRSAVVSAKKGEATKFDNYADHEEDLSKAPSHRILALLRGEAEEVLRIQLALPDDEVKSTLASRVVTKPQSPFAPELRAAVEDSWDRLMGPSLESELRNELKERADREAIVVFGQNLRHLLLTAPAGSRPVLALDPGLRTGIKAAMLDGTGKVVDTATLYTEKSGSERAAAAKQCGAIILKHKPELIAVGNGTGSREAETFVREVLKTLGSQVPVVSVSEQGASIYSASEVARDEFPDLDVSLRGAVSIGRRLQDPLAELVKIDPKSIGVGQYQHDVDQGLLKKKLGEVVDSCVNAVGVDVNTASPQLLEHVSGIGPTLAKKIVSHRAAKGRFTTRREILKVSGLGPKTFEQAAGFLRVHGPEPLDASAVHPERYEVVERMAKDLGVNVKELVGNAALVRKIDPKRYLGPDLGEMTLEDILAELEKPSRDPRGDFTAPAYREDLQKLEDVKEGMVLQGVVTNVTAFGAFVDVGVHQDGLVHVSQLSTRFIKDPSEAVKVGDRLTVKVLSVDLARKRLALSVRALTEGTSASSAGAPRSSGSPARGPSRPPEGKQASNKAPAQQKPSAEPFNNPFRNLKR from the coding sequence ATGCACGCCTACGCCGTCGAGCTGTCGAAGGAACTGGGCCTCAAGCCCGAGCAGGTGGATCGGACCCTGGCGCTGAGCGCCGAAGGAGCGACCGTCCCCTTCATCGCCCGTTATCGCAAGGAGGCCACGGGTGGCCTCGACGAGGTCCAGATTCAAACCATCCTGGACCGTGCCGCCGAGCGCGAGGAGCTGGACGCGCGCCGGGAGACGATCCTCCGCAGCATCGAGGGGCAGGGGAAGCTCACCCCCGAGCTGGCCCAGGCGCTCAAGCGCGCGAAGACGCGCACCGAGCTGGAAGACCTCTACCTCCCGTACAAGCCCAAGCGCCGCACGCGCGCGGCCATTGCCCGGGAGCGGGGCCTGGAGCCGCTCGCGGACCTGCTGTGGAAGCAGGAGCCGGGAAAGAGGGACGACGTGGCCGCCAAGGCGCGCGCGTTCGTCAAACCGGACAAGGACGTGCCGGACCTGGAGACGGCGCTCGCCGGAGCGCGTGACATCTGTGCCGAGCGCGTGGCCGAGGACGCGGGCCTGCGCCGTGGCGCTCGCGAGCTGTGCGTCCAGAAGGGCCGCCTGCGCTCGGCCGTCGTCTCCGCGAAGAAGGGCGAGGCCACCAAGTTCGACAACTACGCCGACCACGAGGAGGACCTGTCCAAGGCACCCTCGCACCGCATCCTCGCGCTGCTGCGTGGCGAGGCCGAGGAGGTGCTGCGCATCCAGCTGGCCCTCCCGGATGACGAGGTGAAGAGCACGCTGGCCTCCCGCGTCGTCACGAAGCCCCAGTCCCCGTTCGCCCCGGAGCTGCGCGCCGCGGTGGAGGACTCGTGGGACCGGCTCATGGGCCCGTCGCTGGAGTCCGAGCTGCGCAACGAGCTCAAGGAGCGCGCGGACCGCGAGGCCATCGTCGTCTTCGGGCAGAACCTGCGCCACCTGCTGCTCACCGCGCCCGCGGGGAGCCGGCCCGTGCTCGCGTTGGATCCAGGCCTGCGCACCGGCATCAAGGCCGCCATGCTGGATGGCACCGGCAAGGTGGTGGACACCGCCACGCTCTACACCGAGAAGAGCGGGAGCGAGCGCGCCGCGGCGGCGAAGCAGTGCGGCGCCATCATCCTCAAGCACAAGCCCGAGCTCATCGCCGTGGGCAACGGCACGGGCAGCCGCGAGGCGGAGACCTTCGTGCGCGAGGTGCTCAAGACGCTCGGCTCCCAGGTGCCCGTGGTGTCCGTGAGCGAGCAGGGCGCCTCCATCTACTCGGCCTCCGAGGTGGCCCGTGACGAGTTCCCCGACCTGGACGTGTCGCTGCGCGGCGCCGTGTCCATCGGCCGCCGGCTGCAGGATCCGCTCGCCGAGCTGGTGAAGATCGACCCCAAGAGCATCGGCGTGGGCCAGTACCAGCACGACGTGGACCAGGGCCTGCTCAAGAAGAAGCTGGGCGAGGTGGTGGACTCGTGCGTCAACGCCGTGGGCGTGGACGTGAACACCGCGTCACCGCAGCTGCTGGAGCACGTGTCCGGCATCGGCCCCACGCTGGCGAAGAAGATCGTCTCCCACCGCGCGGCGAAGGGCCGCTTCACCACGCGCCGGGAGATCCTCAAGGTGAGCGGGCTGGGCCCGAAGACGTTCGAGCAGGCCGCCGGCTTCCTGCGCGTCCACGGCCCCGAGCCCCTCGACGCGAGCGCCGTGCACCCCGAGCGCTACGAGGTCGTCGAGCGCATGGCGAAGGACCTGGGCGTCAACGTGAAGGAGCTGGTGGGCAACGCCGCGCTGGTGCGGAAGATCGACCCCAAGCGCTACCTGGGGCCGGACCTGGGCGAGATGACGCTCGAGGACATCCTCGCCGAGCTGGAGAAGCCCAGCCGCGACCCACGTGGCGACTTCACCGCGCCCGCGTACCGCGAGGACCTGCAGAAGCTGGAGGACGTGAAGGAGGGGATGGTGCTGCAGGGGGTCGTCACCAACGTGACCGCCTTCGGGGCCTTCGTCGACGTGGGCGTGCACCAGGACGGGCTCGTCCACGTGTCCCAGCTCTCCACCCGCTTCATCAAGGACCCCTCCGAGGCCGTGAAGGTGGGGGACCGGCTGACGGTGAAGGTGCTGAGCGTGGACCTGGCGCGGAAGCGGCTCGCCCTGTCCGTGCGCGCCCTCACCGAGGGCACCTCGGCGTCGTCCGCTGGCGCTCCGCGCTCCTCGGGGAGCCCGGCGCGCGGACCATCGCGTCCGCCTGAAGGCAAGCAGGCGAGCAACAAGGCGCCTGCTCAGCAGAAGCCCTCGGCCGAGCCCTTCAACAACCCCTTCAGGAATCTCAAGCGCTGA
- a CDS encoding M14 family metallopeptidase, with product MTAPASPRELFDLWAEVRLQGLPPPALVRHLHVEARLRHFQASAPELFQVEEVGRSVEGRSLNLIRFGSGPRHVLLWSQMHGDEPTATTALLDLLEYVRRHREHPRVARLLSALTLHALPLLNPDGAERFQRRNAQGIDINRDALALQTPEGRTLKALRDRLQPWLGFNLHNQGWRTAVGGTGRPASISLLAPPFDASRGDNPGRVLAKKVCAVIRDALEPLAPGQIGRYDDSFETRAFGDNLVRWGTPTVLIETGPWSAPESDEPLLRLNFVALVSALEALASGAVEHADLERYESIPLNDSKGLLHLVIRGAHVFGEAGEAFVADIGIAATQAVRTREGTPSVVLAGSIEELGDLRVHGAVEEVDGAGLTVVPLPPEGVKEGDVLPLPSRSGRTLGVGLPAELMLLRPEGAAGEYRVERIVRYAR from the coding sequence GTGACCGCCCCCGCCTCACCTCGCGAGCTCTTCGACCTCTGGGCCGAGGTCCGTCTCCAGGGCCTCCCTCCGCCCGCGCTCGTCCGCCATCTCCACGTGGAGGCCCGGCTCCGGCACTTCCAGGCGTCGGCGCCGGAGCTGTTCCAGGTGGAGGAGGTGGGGCGCTCCGTGGAGGGCCGCTCGCTCAACCTCATCCGCTTCGGCTCCGGCCCCCGGCACGTCCTGCTCTGGTCCCAGATGCACGGGGACGAGCCCACCGCCACCACGGCGCTGCTCGACCTCCTCGAGTACGTCCGCCGCCATCGCGAGCACCCCCGGGTCGCCCGGCTGCTCTCCGCGCTCACCCTGCACGCCCTGCCCCTGCTCAACCCCGACGGCGCCGAGCGCTTCCAGCGACGCAACGCGCAGGGCATCGACATCAACCGGGACGCGCTGGCGCTCCAGACCCCCGAGGGCCGTACGCTCAAGGCGCTCCGGGACCGGCTCCAACCGTGGCTCGGCTTCAACCTCCACAACCAGGGCTGGCGGACGGCGGTGGGCGGCACCGGCAGGCCCGCCTCCATCTCGCTGCTCGCTCCGCCCTTCGACGCGTCGCGTGGCGACAACCCGGGGCGGGTGCTCGCCAAGAAGGTATGCGCCGTCATCCGCGATGCGCTCGAGCCGCTCGCGCCCGGGCAGATCGGCCGCTACGACGACTCCTTCGAGACCCGGGCCTTCGGCGACAACCTGGTGCGCTGGGGCACCCCCACCGTGCTCATCGAGACCGGCCCGTGGTCCGCGCCCGAGTCCGACGAGCCGCTGCTCCGGCTCAACTTCGTGGCCCTGGTGTCCGCCCTGGAGGCGCTCGCGAGCGGGGCGGTGGAGCACGCGGACCTCGAGCGCTACGAGTCCATCCCCCTCAACGACAGCAAGGGCCTGCTGCACCTCGTCATCCGGGGGGCCCACGTCTTCGGTGAGGCGGGCGAGGCCTTCGTCGCGGACATCGGCATCGCCGCGACCCAGGCGGTGCGTACTCGTGAGGGCACACCCTCCGTGGTACTCGCCGGCTCCATCGAGGAACTGGGCGACCTGCGCGTCCACGGGGCCGTGGAGGAGGTGGACGGAGCCGGACTCACCGTTGTGCCGCTCCCTCCCGAAGGCGTGAAGGAAGGGGACGTGTTGCCCTTGCCGTCCCGGAGTGGACGCACACTGGGTGTGGGCCTGCCCGCGGAGCTGATGCTGCTGCGGCCGGAGGGGGCTGCCGGGGAGTACCGGGTGGAGCGAATCGTCCGTTACGCGCGCTGA
- a CDS encoding PAS domain-containing sensor histidine kinase, with amino-acid sequence MNILRSFQGKLLLFFLLIDVALVGFLIATVSSGAREALETASREHLRELARFASHDIDEQLQLRWALAQSLASNPFMTHGVINALGRGDPLAPLMRRLSLPGQQGRDADLWLLDARGNVIARNGPGPSVGSFADAPWWSKLRGGVPQAWVVSEEGLSRVFFAFPLLSPQDAEGVLVAGFDLSFVRGGAARQGLEVVLLDDDKPLAGTLPEQVIGELRSLDSKPGQRNTALIDGMFYLLVPVEGFAREHGFGWSLVLSVPAERISGPVEALRQRVSQVGAGAVVLVALLVAWRTRLLLRPLHQLRVSMRRIIDGGDLGERVQVQSRDELGAIAGTFNLMLERLAHRTAELERSRDHLSLLAQITSSSPNAIVMLGREGWTLVWNEAAERLFGWPRLEMLGVSFLERVVPGDARERFSALLARADEGNPVEAELSLLTWQSGTIPVQLTVSRILDAVGQVQGHVCIARDLREVKRLRESLVHSEKMAAVGTLVAGLSHELNNPLGIILGFAQGLLRRPSLDDASRKGLLTIESQTQRCARLVRTLLDFSRKSGPARERVDVASMLERVLELASGQARRGQVRLEIVELPNGLPGVEANVPEMESALLNLVGNALDATPPGGTVSVGARVTPARDGVELFVADTGSGIPPDVLQRIFDPFFTTKPVGQGTGLGLSITRSIIESHGGRIDVETAAGAGTTMRLWFPVAPVLPKEASV; translated from the coding sequence GTGAACATCCTCCGGAGCTTCCAAGGCAAGCTCCTCCTCTTCTTCCTGCTCATCGACGTGGCGCTGGTCGGGTTCCTGATCGCCACGGTGTCCAGTGGCGCGCGCGAGGCGCTCGAGACGGCGAGCCGCGAGCATCTGCGGGAGCTGGCGCGCTTCGCCTCGCACGACATCGACGAGCAGCTCCAGCTGCGATGGGCCCTGGCGCAGTCGCTCGCCTCCAACCCGTTCATGACCCACGGTGTCATCAACGCGTTGGGCCGGGGCGATCCGCTCGCGCCCCTCATGCGGCGGCTGAGTCTGCCGGGGCAGCAGGGGAGGGACGCGGACCTCTGGCTGTTGGATGCCAGGGGGAACGTCATCGCCCGGAATGGTCCGGGTCCGAGCGTGGGCTCCTTCGCGGACGCGCCCTGGTGGTCGAAGCTCCGCGGCGGGGTGCCCCAGGCATGGGTCGTCTCGGAGGAGGGCCTGTCGCGCGTGTTCTTCGCCTTCCCCCTGCTCTCCCCTCAGGACGCGGAAGGGGTCCTGGTCGCGGGCTTCGATCTCTCGTTCGTGCGGGGAGGTGCCGCGCGTCAGGGGCTCGAGGTGGTGCTGTTGGACGACGACAAGCCGCTGGCCGGGACGCTGCCCGAGCAGGTGATTGGCGAGCTGCGCTCCCTGGACTCCAAGCCCGGGCAGCGGAACACGGCCCTCATCGACGGGATGTTCTACCTGCTCGTGCCGGTGGAGGGCTTCGCGCGGGAGCATGGCTTCGGTTGGTCCCTGGTCCTCTCCGTGCCGGCGGAGCGCATCTCCGGCCCGGTGGAGGCGTTGCGCCAGCGGGTGAGCCAGGTGGGCGCGGGGGCGGTGGTCCTGGTGGCGCTGCTGGTCGCCTGGCGCACCCGGCTGCTCCTGCGTCCGCTCCATCAGCTGCGGGTCTCCATGCGTCGCATCATCGACGGGGGAGACCTGGGCGAGCGCGTCCAGGTCCAATCGCGGGACGAGCTGGGCGCCATCGCGGGCACCTTCAACCTGATGCTCGAGCGGCTCGCGCACCGCACCGCGGAGCTGGAGCGCTCGCGCGACCACCTCTCGCTGCTGGCGCAGATCACCTCCAGCTCACCCAACGCCATCGTCATGTTGGGGAGGGAGGGGTGGACGCTCGTGTGGAACGAGGCGGCGGAGAGGCTCTTCGGATGGCCGCGGCTGGAGATGCTGGGCGTCTCCTTCCTGGAGCGGGTGGTGCCCGGGGATGCGCGTGAGCGTTTCTCCGCGCTGCTCGCCCGCGCCGACGAGGGCAATCCCGTGGAGGCCGAGCTCTCCCTGCTCACCTGGCAGTCGGGCACCATCCCCGTGCAGCTCACCGTGTCGCGCATCCTCGACGCGGTGGGGCAGGTGCAGGGGCACGTCTGCATCGCGAGGGATCTGCGCGAGGTCAAGCGGCTGCGCGAGTCGCTGGTGCATTCGGAGAAGATGGCGGCGGTGGGCACGCTCGTGGCCGGGTTGTCGCACGAGCTCAACAACCCGCTCGGCATCATCCTCGGCTTCGCGCAGGGCCTGTTGAGGAGGCCCTCCCTGGACGATGCGTCGCGCAAGGGGCTGCTGACCATCGAGAGTCAGACCCAGCGCTGTGCCCGGCTGGTGCGAACGCTGCTGGACTTCTCGCGCAAGAGTGGACCGGCGCGCGAGCGCGTCGATGTGGCGTCGATGCTCGAGCGCGTGCTCGAGCTGGCCAGTGGGCAGGCGCGGCGCGGGCAGGTGCGGCTGGAGATCGTCGAGCTCCCGAACGGCCTGCCCGGGGTGGAGGCCAACGTCCCGGAGATGGAGTCCGCGTTGCTGAACCTGGTGGGCAACGCGCTGGATGCGACGCCTCCGGGGGGCACGGTGTCCGTCGGGGCGCGCGTCACTCCGGCGCGTGACGGGGTCGAGCTGTTCGTGGCGGACACGGGGAGCGGCATCCCTCCGGATGTGCTCCAGCGCATCTTCGATCCCTTCTTCACCACCAAGCCCGTCGGACAGGGGACGGGTCTGGGGCTGTCCATCACGCGTAGCATCATCGAGTCTCATGGCGGTCGCATCGACGTGGAGACGGCCGCCGGCGCCGGAACCACGATGCGGTTGTGGTTCCCGGTGGCGCCGGTACTCCCCAAGGAGGCCTCCGTATGA